One Cohnella candidum genomic region harbors:
- the proB gene encoding glutamate 5-kinase produces MGQRIVVKIGSSSLTAEEGGLENGKVRFLADELAALHEAGHHVLLVTSGAVAAGFRRIGYAARPKLVHEKQAAAAVGQALLMQAYHEAFGKQDISVAQILLTRPDFGNRGRAQNAQRTIEELLKQRVIPIFNENDTVAVDELKFGENDTLSALVANLVKADGLYILTDMDGLYSADPRKAPDAVKIGRVDVISDELYRIASGAGSSVGTGGMRSKIEAARIAMQGGIPTFVGKVAEPGDLAAAVRGDGKGTYFSSSLHSLSAKKHWIGFLSVPQGRIIVDEGAQTALLRGGKSLLPAGIVGVEGDFHPGDVVEVAGPDGRTLGRGVTHYAAWQITAVARLGTEEAMKRVEVTRVEVIHRDEWVATPILKEAGSHE; encoded by the coding sequence ATGGGGCAACGGATCGTGGTCAAAATCGGAAGCAGCTCGCTGACGGCCGAAGAAGGCGGATTGGAAAACGGCAAGGTCCGCTTTCTCGCGGATGAGCTGGCAGCGTTGCATGAGGCGGGACACCATGTGCTGCTCGTCACTTCGGGCGCAGTAGCAGCCGGGTTCCGGCGAATCGGCTACGCGGCGCGGCCGAAGCTCGTGCACGAGAAACAAGCGGCGGCCGCCGTCGGTCAAGCCTTGCTGATGCAAGCCTACCACGAAGCTTTCGGCAAGCAAGACATCTCGGTAGCTCAAATTCTCCTCACCCGGCCGGATTTCGGCAACCGGGGCCGGGCGCAAAACGCCCAGCGGACGATCGAGGAGCTCCTGAAACAGCGCGTGATTCCGATTTTCAACGAAAACGACACGGTCGCCGTGGACGAACTCAAATTCGGAGAGAACGACACGCTGTCCGCGCTCGTCGCGAATCTCGTGAAGGCCGACGGGCTGTATATCCTGACGGATATGGACGGCCTGTATTCCGCGGATCCCCGGAAAGCGCCGGACGCGGTCAAAATCGGCCGGGTCGACGTCATTTCCGACGAACTTTACCGCATCGCGAGCGGAGCGGGCTCCTCCGTCGGCACCGGCGGCATGCGTTCCAAAATCGAAGCCGCGAGGATCGCCATGCAAGGCGGCATCCCGACGTTCGTCGGCAAAGTCGCCGAGCCGGGCGACCTGGCCGCAGCCGTCCGCGGGGATGGCAAAGGCACGTATTTCTCCTCTTCCCTGCACTCGCTCTCGGCGAAGAAGCACTGGATCGGGTTCCTCTCCGTGCCCCAAGGTCGGATCATCGTCGACGAAGGCGCCCAAACGGCTTTGCTCCGAGGCGGGAAGAGCTTGCTCCCCGCCGGCATCGTCGGCGTCGAAGGCGACTTCCATCCGGGCGACGTCGTCGAGGTCGCGGGCCCGGACGGCCGCACGCTCGGGCGGGGCGTCACGCACTACGCCGCTTGGCAAATTACCGCGGTCGCCCGGCTGGGCACCGAAGAAGCGATGAAGCGGGTCGAGGTGACCCGCGTGGAAGTCATCCACCGCGACGAATGGGTCGCGACCCCTATTTTGAAGGAGGCTGGTTCCCATGAGTGA